A single region of the Leptolyngbya subtilissima AS-A7 genome encodes:
- the rsfS gene encoding ribosome silencing factor produces the protein MTQSSHRPPAATDTPAPNQTEDDALKLAYAIAAAADERKAGNITILQVGDVSYLADYFVVATGFSAVQVRAITRSIEATLESDHNRRPLRVEGQGEGSWIVMDYGEVIAHIFMPEARDYYDLEAFWGHANQILYQPSGQHFSSAQF, from the coding sequence ATGACCCAGTCTTCCCACCGCCCGCCTGCTGCTACCGATACCCCTGCGCCAAATCAAACTGAGGACGACGCCCTCAAGCTGGCCTACGCCATTGCGGCCGCCGCCGATGAGCGTAAAGCAGGCAACATCACGATTCTCCAGGTGGGAGATGTGTCGTACTTAGCTGATTATTTTGTGGTGGCCACCGGCTTTTCGGCTGTTCAAGTGCGCGCCATTACCCGCTCCATTGAGGCCACTCTCGAAAGCGACCACAACCGCCGTCCCCTGCGGGTTGAAGGTCAGGGTGAGGGCAGCTGGATCGTCATGGACTATGGTGAAGTCATTGCCCATATCTTCATGCCCGAAGCCCGAGACTACTACGATCTAGAAGCGTTTTGGGGTCATGCTAACCAAATTCTCTACCAGCCCTCAGGCCAACACTTTAGCTCAGCCCAGTTCTAA
- a CDS encoding CGLD27 family protein translates to MPQRCPVPAEQQPINEYQDVRESWFYGWGSRDLTGYLKPVAILWLVGWVVAGPMAAASFAPAKHPLSFGLSGALGAMVLPVLALLQLYVGWAHVGGRLRQTTVPYEESGWYDGQLWVKPEEVSNRDRLIVDYEVQPVLQRIRRTLGVMALLLALGLIAWPLV, encoded by the coding sequence ATGCCTCAACGATGTCCAGTACCGGCTGAGCAACAGCCCATCAACGAATATCAGGACGTGCGCGAGTCCTGGTTTTATGGCTGGGGCAGCCGAGATCTAACAGGCTACCTCAAACCCGTTGCGATTCTTTGGCTTGTAGGCTGGGTTGTGGCTGGGCCTATGGCTGCCGCCAGCTTTGCTCCAGCAAAACATCCCCTTTCCTTCGGCCTCAGTGGAGCATTGGGGGCTATGGTACTGCCCGTGCTGGCCCTCCTTCAGCTCTATGTGGGGTGGGCCCACGTGGGCGGACGCCTGCGGCAGACCACCGTACCCTACGAAGAGTCGGGCTGGTACGACGGTCAGCTCTGGGTCAAACCCGAAGAGGTCTCAAACCGCGATCGCCTGATCGTCGATTATGAGGTACAGCCCGTCCTCCAGCGCATTCGCCGCACGCTGGGAGTCATGGCCCTGCTGCTCGCCCTGGGGCTAATTGCCTGGCCCCTGGTATAG